Proteins encoded in a region of the Planctomycetaceae bacterium genome:
- a CDS encoding tRNA threonylcarbamoyladenosine dehydratase yields the protein MAADSVSTTSSNCTDASCCSGSASPELAAQLPRQTKIKAWEATIDVAKRPQRKDLPPAPEKIPRRWDRLVRLVGDAGVHRLMAAHVTVFGLGGVGSYVAEALARSAVGRMTLVDFDDVCLTNVNRQLQAFPGTVGQSKAQLMAERVQAINPDAWIDPAQSFYDATTSDALLSPQPDFVVDAIDNVTSKVLLLETCLKRNIPVISITGAGARLDPTRIRIDDLSRTKVDPLARILRKELGKRGLCSDGETGIPVVFSEEDVREPETPGWDAENGFQCICPHKADSPHACEKRRTIYGTATFMTAAFAMAASSWVVRQLSQDHLASTQNE from the coding sequence ATGGCAGCTGATTCTGTTTCGACGACAAGTTCAAATTGCACCGATGCTTCCTGCTGCTCCGGGAGTGCCTCGCCGGAACTTGCTGCACAATTGCCCCGTCAAACCAAAATCAAAGCCTGGGAAGCGACCATTGATGTTGCAAAACGCCCTCAGCGCAAAGACCTTCCCCCGGCTCCGGAGAAAATTCCTCGTCGGTGGGATCGCTTAGTCAGGCTGGTTGGCGATGCCGGCGTTCACCGTCTGATGGCTGCTCATGTGACAGTGTTCGGGCTTGGAGGCGTTGGAAGCTACGTCGCAGAAGCGCTGGCTCGATCTGCGGTTGGCAGAATGACACTGGTCGATTTCGATGATGTCTGCTTGACTAATGTCAACCGCCAGTTGCAGGCGTTTCCCGGGACCGTTGGCCAATCGAAAGCCCAGCTGATGGCTGAACGCGTGCAAGCGATCAACCCCGATGCCTGGATTGATCCGGCTCAGTCGTTCTACGATGCCACCACTTCGGATGCATTGCTGTCACCTCAACCCGACTTCGTCGTCGATGCCATCGATAATGTCACATCGAAAGTGCTGTTGCTGGAAACCTGTCTCAAGCGCAATATCCCCGTAATCAGTATCACGGGTGCCGGAGCGCGTCTGGATCCAACGCGAATTCGTATCGACGACCTCAGTCGCACCAAAGTTGATCCACTCGCCCGAATCCTGCGAAAGGAACTGGGCAAGCGCGGGTTGTGTTCGGACGGTGAAACGGGAATCCCGGTCGTATTCTCCGAAGAAGATGTCCGAGAACCCGAGACTCCGGGCTGGGACGCTGAAAATGGCTTTCAATGCATTTGTCCGCACAAGGCAGATTCGCCACATGCCTGCGAAAAGCGACGCACCATTTACGGAACCGCAACTTTTATGACGGCCGCATTTGCGATGGCGGCATCATCATGGGTTGTCAGACAGCTCTCTCAGGATCATCTCGCCTCAACTCAAAACGAATGA
- a CDS encoding alpha/beta hydrolase, whose protein sequence is MPPNRMSHRFRFSTSACLLGCLFAMLPPLTNGGEWEPRKRSCGDPVSERCLFPWGADFTTPEEQGLKAETVTFKNSFGTKLRGWYFTAEESKQTILFCMGNTGNISLMLPYARILQDGGFDVLLFDYSGFGSSEGIASVTTLLEDTSAAFDFLQTAKSRPAEQIGIFGVSLGTLSALTVAADKQPGVVILEDVFSPAQQLKTWLPNRQHLPKIQQLALSSMENLILPAVDPQRNISRLRCPVFLMHGIEDWLLTPSASMDVAENAVGPVRVWLIPETGHAPHSLETHDLEYADQITGFLREAFDHRVQTYPITIQTVFDSSTSGYGITALWPHDQVNELSVRSKQIVPLEIVLTDRRGRYLVERRLLRPGDSFRTKADFAPTEAHAVRVHHFDVPSASTRDGEHGEPESGSPWNPKCSEFSTCLRNLDACWRELIVNPYSANMFRKDRGQLFYHQAWQQRLPVIRQTELEALLMKIQQLESIPDILRPRYACLLARLHCWPESRCETPIGERGFACAELMLKFCPLDGHKQYELGNANIKLGFADSVVADVLFQLARERLKDGRIEEARALLQQHVKVLPNGVATNLTEERIQAIRNPDDLGSPSQVRIRSGRIP, encoded by the coding sequence ATGCCGCCAAACAGGATGTCTCACCGGTTTCGTTTCTCGACTTCTGCCTGCCTGCTCGGCTGCCTGTTTGCGATGCTCCCGCCTTTGACCAATGGCGGTGAATGGGAGCCCCGCAAAAGATCATGCGGAGATCCCGTCAGCGAACGCTGTCTGTTTCCCTGGGGAGCTGATTTTACGACTCCGGAAGAACAGGGGTTGAAAGCCGAAACCGTTACCTTCAAGAACTCATTCGGTACAAAGTTGCGAGGCTGGTATTTCACTGCGGAAGAATCGAAGCAAACGATTCTGTTCTGCATGGGAAACACCGGCAATATTTCACTCATGCTGCCGTATGCCCGCATCCTGCAGGACGGCGGCTTCGATGTGCTGCTGTTTGACTATTCCGGTTTTGGCAGCAGCGAAGGCATCGCTTCGGTCACCACGCTGCTGGAAGACACCAGCGCCGCATTTGATTTTCTGCAAACGGCCAAAAGCAGACCAGCCGAACAAATCGGAATCTTTGGTGTTTCACTGGGGACACTATCTGCACTCACGGTTGCAGCGGATAAGCAGCCCGGGGTAGTCATTCTGGAGGATGTCTTCAGTCCGGCTCAACAATTGAAGACATGGTTACCCAACAGGCAGCACCTGCCGAAGATACAGCAACTTGCTTTGTCGTCCATGGAAAACCTGATCCTTCCGGCAGTCGATCCCCAACGCAACATCTCACGACTCAGGTGCCCTGTCTTCCTGATGCACGGTATCGAAGACTGGTTATTAACCCCCAGCGCTTCAATGGATGTGGCCGAGAATGCCGTCGGCCCGGTCCGCGTCTGGTTGATTCCGGAAACGGGTCACGCGCCACATTCGCTGGAAACACATGACCTCGAATACGCCGATCAGATCACCGGATTCCTGCGGGAGGCTTTCGACCATCGCGTCCAGACTTACCCCATCACGATTCAAACAGTGTTCGACTCTTCCACATCCGGATACGGGATCACGGCCCTGTGGCCTCACGATCAGGTGAACGAATTGAGTGTCAGGTCGAAGCAAATCGTTCCACTGGAAATCGTTCTGACGGATCGACGCGGTCGCTACCTTGTTGAACGTCGACTCCTGCGCCCGGGAGATTCATTCAGGACAAAAGCCGACTTCGCTCCGACCGAAGCACATGCTGTTCGGGTACACCATTTCGATGTCCCCTCCGCTTCGACGCGTGATGGGGAACACGGTGAACCAGAATCAGGCAGTCCGTGGAATCCGAAATGCTCGGAGTTTTCCACGTGCCTTCGCAACCTTGATGCCTGTTGGCGGGAGCTGATCGTCAATCCCTACAGTGCAAACATGTTTCGCAAAGACCGTGGGCAACTATTCTATCATCAAGCCTGGCAACAGCGTCTGCCAGTCATTCGCCAAACGGAACTCGAAGCCCTGCTGATGAAGATTCAGCAACTCGAGTCGATCCCCGACATCCTGCGGCCTCGATACGCCTGCCTGCTTGCGAGACTGCATTGCTGGCCGGAGAGTCGTTGTGAGACTCCCATTGGAGAACGCGGGTTCGCCTGCGCAGAGCTGATGCTGAAATTCTGCCCGCTCGATGGGCACAAACAGTACGAACTCGGCAATGCGAATATCAAGCTTGGATTCGCTGACAGCGTTGTTGCCGATGTACTCTTCCAGTTGGCTCGCGAACGTCTGAAAGACGGTCGGATTGAGGAAGCCCGGGCATTGCTGCAGCAACATGTGAAAGTACTGCCAAACGGCGTGGCCACCAATCTTACCGAAGAGAGAATCCAGGCGATTCGCAATCCGGATGACCTGGGAAGTCCGTCGCAGGTCAGAATCCGATCAGGCAGGATTCCATAG
- a CDS encoding excinuclease ABC subunit UvrC, which produces MSFSSESDRLGPESANDWEPDSEFAADPELDGAAAELDAFLESIDVNTEQEAGQLAPREKVRSFPTTAGVYLMKDSEGRVIYVGKAVNLRSRAGSYFTRAAAIDRRTAELVTEIADIDYLDAESEVDALLMEARLIKDIQPRFNALLKDDKTFPYLQITTREDFPRIEFTRQPGSSGVKLYGPFTSAGKLRGTIAVLQRIFRFRTCSLDINENDERWRWFRPCLLASINQCTAPCNLRISKEEYRDDIRRLRLFLDGGKSRLLKEMQAEMMEASRELKFEKAARIRDEIAALQSLNLRGNLEEHAQPEVFYIDPQKGLAGLRKVLKLSEVPRRIEGVDIAHLQGSDTVASLVQFIDGLPFKHGYKRYQIRTVEGVDDFASMREVITRRFRRLSQEGESFPDLLLIDGGKGQLNAVMETFEAIGITPPTTISLAKREEEVYIPGQSEPLRLSRHSYALRLLQYVRDEAHRFAQHYHHMLRHKTSLDKQTKRKRNR; this is translated from the coding sequence ATGTCCTTTTCATCTGAATCAGATCGACTCGGTCCCGAATCAGCCAACGACTGGGAGCCGGATTCCGAGTTCGCTGCCGATCCTGAGCTGGATGGTGCCGCGGCAGAACTGGACGCGTTTCTGGAAAGCATCGACGTCAACACCGAACAGGAGGCCGGCCAGCTGGCTCCACGCGAAAAAGTGCGATCATTTCCGACAACCGCTGGCGTATATCTGATGAAAGACTCGGAAGGGAGAGTCATCTATGTCGGGAAAGCAGTCAATCTTCGCAGTCGCGCAGGCAGTTACTTCACGCGAGCCGCCGCAATCGATCGCAGGACCGCTGAACTGGTTACAGAAATTGCTGACATCGATTATCTCGACGCTGAAAGCGAAGTCGACGCGCTGCTGATGGAGGCCCGTCTCATCAAAGATATTCAGCCGCGATTCAACGCATTGCTGAAAGACGACAAGACATTTCCGTACCTGCAGATTACCACGCGCGAAGACTTCCCACGCATCGAGTTTACGCGTCAGCCGGGTTCCTCCGGCGTCAAACTCTATGGCCCATTCACCAGCGCGGGGAAACTTCGAGGCACCATTGCCGTTCTGCAGCGAATCTTTCGATTTCGGACATGCTCGCTTGATATCAATGAAAACGATGAACGCTGGCGGTGGTTTCGCCCCTGCCTGCTCGCCAGCATCAACCAGTGCACAGCACCCTGCAACCTGCGAATCTCCAAAGAAGAATATCGCGACGACATTCGACGCCTGCGGCTGTTTCTGGACGGCGGAAAATCCCGTCTGCTGAAAGAAATGCAGGCGGAAATGATGGAAGCATCCCGGGAACTCAAGTTCGAAAAAGCTGCGAGGATTCGCGACGAAATTGCGGCCCTGCAAAGCCTGAATCTGCGTGGCAATCTTGAAGAACACGCCCAGCCGGAAGTGTTTTACATCGATCCGCAAAAAGGGCTGGCCGGCCTCCGGAAGGTCCTGAAACTATCTGAAGTTCCTCGCCGAATTGAAGGCGTTGACATCGCACACTTGCAGGGTAGTGATACTGTTGCCAGTCTGGTTCAGTTTATTGATGGTCTGCCATTCAAGCATGGATACAAGAGATACCAGATCAGGACTGTCGAAGGCGTCGATGACTTCGCCTCCATGCGCGAAGTCATCACGCGGCGATTTCGAAGACTCAGTCAGGAAGGCGAGTCCTTTCCTGATCTTCTGTTGATCGACGGTGGAAAGGGACAGCTGAACGCTGTGATGGAGACGTTTGAGGCGATTGGCATCACACCGCCAACCACCATCTCACTGGCCAAACGCGAAGAAGAAGTCTACATCCCGGGCCAGTCGGAACCGCTTCGGCTGAGCCGACATTCCTATGCCCTTCGACTACTCCAGTATGTTCGCGATGAAGCTCACCGATTTGCGCAGCACTACCATCACATGCTGCGTCATAAGACCTCGCTGGACAAACAAACAAAGCGTAAGCGAAATCGTTAG
- a CDS encoding response regulator, which produces MTGIWELANLISGSLAFVISACISGQTEPLTDTDLTSPQDLVPALVENAIGSASSANPSAESEAENQLLNSDSETLDTNGVATSVSRIHSAIRQSQKSLKADIRARLIVAHPDWNRFRVQQGDVGIWCDGSAPGVRQLLRGARIGDELRIIGRVTDPQPYVLQFVADEVSIEARGNVDDIKTVAAFVGSEASRWGFVTYSGVVSAVYSNSGATRILATSSDEIISILVFRDAVIPELHQMLGREITVKAFFEGQPKTSSAEMGHFRLLVMDPSQIQKGRIVQTPQVHVIKRCPIDFKGPDYIIADGAKLRFPLARQFTEMHQAELHVTDWNAELRTGTVAMCFGSSNVRVSSATELSAVEILKGNSMYRRGRLRATIQEVSSDGNILIAQALSGSRLFEARFQGEAARQSKLISPGTIAHLTGTVDVLDEDSEVPFVLHVTNPADIDVEHVPLTLSRTAVRWICIFIGAVMLHFFIWRRSLKRQVLLKTNELQSLNALFVAATRSVRDAIIIFDEERKVLISDSKVPSLLGVDIPTGIGDEEVLLQLLSSRLENVAEFKRLWRDAFSNDESSITCEMKLAHSRRWLAIRTNAVLSETGDHLGRIWAFDDITNRKQLETEQLQTQKINAIGRLAGGVAHDFNNLLHVIRASLEHLQLADNGRVGQTRNSLQTVSDAVDRAVELTGKLLTFSRRTPVQTQVMQVREVIDQVSRFMLATLGGNIEFGTCVEDDCAAIEADPGQIVQVLMNLCLNSRDAISDSRGFIRIRAANATHGEIGQAVAIVVEDNGSGVPEESLSRVFDPFYTTKDVGRGTGLGLSMVYGVVDQLGGRIYLDSSPGAGTRVTIYLPTTVKNRLRSFPATAPPAVKAENGTKRILVVDDEPLVRDSMRMLLNRLGHTAECAAGGEVALQMLQQSAYDIVLLDLTMPGMSGHETLRRIRECWPSLAVVICSGFSTDLQQISDDPLLGVTGYLAKPYQLADIRSVLRELDSQTI; this is translated from the coding sequence ATGACAGGGATCTGGGAACTCGCCAATTTGATTTCCGGATCGTTGGCGTTTGTCATCAGCGCTTGCATCTCCGGGCAAACTGAACCACTCACTGATACAGATTTAACTTCTCCACAGGACCTGGTCCCCGCGCTGGTGGAGAATGCCATTGGCTCGGCTTCGTCTGCAAATCCGTCTGCAGAATCTGAGGCTGAGAACCAGTTGTTGAATTCAGATTCTGAAACGCTGGACACCAATGGCGTAGCGACATCTGTATCTCGAATTCACAGTGCGATTCGACAGTCGCAGAAGAGCCTGAAAGCAGACATTCGTGCTCGCCTGATTGTCGCTCATCCGGATTGGAATCGATTTCGGGTTCAGCAGGGCGATGTGGGTATCTGGTGTGATGGATCGGCCCCTGGTGTCCGTCAGTTGTTGCGAGGTGCAAGAATAGGTGACGAGCTTCGGATTATTGGTCGGGTGACGGATCCACAGCCATACGTTCTTCAGTTTGTCGCTGATGAGGTGAGCATTGAAGCACGTGGAAATGTTGACGACATCAAAACTGTGGCTGCGTTTGTGGGCAGCGAAGCTTCCCGGTGGGGATTTGTTACCTATTCCGGCGTCGTCTCGGCTGTCTACAGCAATTCCGGCGCGACCCGAATTCTGGCAACGTCGAGTGACGAGATCATTAGTATTCTTGTCTTCCGGGATGCAGTGATTCCGGAATTGCATCAGATGCTTGGCCGGGAAATCACTGTCAAAGCGTTCTTTGAAGGGCAACCCAAAACATCGAGTGCCGAAATGGGGCATTTCCGGCTCCTGGTGATGGATCCGTCGCAGATTCAGAAGGGGCGGATTGTTCAAACACCGCAGGTGCACGTCATTAAGCGGTGCCCCATTGATTTCAAGGGCCCTGACTACATCATCGCCGACGGCGCAAAACTACGGTTCCCGCTGGCCCGACAGTTTACTGAAATGCATCAGGCAGAACTGCATGTGACCGACTGGAATGCAGAGCTTCGCACCGGGACTGTTGCCATGTGTTTCGGGTCGAGCAATGTGCGCGTTTCATCGGCCACGGAACTGAGTGCTGTCGAGATCCTCAAAGGCAACTCGATGTATCGACGGGGCAGGCTGCGTGCAACAATTCAGGAGGTCTCATCAGATGGGAATATATTAATCGCTCAGGCCCTATCCGGGAGCCGGCTTTTTGAAGCAAGGTTTCAGGGTGAAGCTGCTCGTCAATCGAAATTGATCTCACCGGGAACCATCGCGCATTTAACCGGAACCGTTGACGTTCTGGATGAGGACTCTGAAGTCCCTTTTGTGCTGCATGTGACGAATCCGGCTGATATTGACGTTGAACACGTTCCATTGACGTTGTCCCGCACTGCCGTTCGATGGATCTGCATATTCATTGGAGCCGTGATGCTGCACTTCTTCATCTGGCGGCGCAGTCTGAAACGGCAGGTCCTTCTGAAGACCAACGAATTGCAGTCACTGAATGCGCTTTTTGTTGCGGCAACCCGATCTGTGCGGGATGCCATCATTATTTTTGATGAAGAACGAAAGGTACTGATTTCTGATTCCAAAGTTCCTTCACTTCTTGGCGTTGATATCCCTACTGGAATTGGGGATGAAGAAGTCCTGCTGCAACTTCTGTCGAGTCGTCTGGAGAACGTCGCCGAGTTCAAACGACTATGGCGTGATGCGTTCAGCAATGACGAAAGTAGTATCACCTGTGAAATGAAGCTCGCTCATTCACGAAGGTGGCTGGCGATCCGAACAAACGCGGTACTATCAGAAACGGGAGATCATCTGGGCAGGATCTGGGCATTCGATGACATTACAAATCGCAAACAGCTCGAAACCGAACAGCTGCAGACACAAAAAATCAATGCCATCGGGCGTTTGGCCGGTGGCGTTGCACACGACTTCAACAACCTGCTGCATGTGATTCGTGCAAGCCTGGAACACTTGCAGCTTGCAGACAACGGGCGAGTGGGCCAGACCAGAAACTCTCTGCAAACCGTGTCTGATGCTGTTGACAGGGCGGTTGAATTAACCGGGAAGTTGTTGACTTTTAGTCGTCGGACTCCGGTGCAGACGCAAGTCATGCAGGTCAGGGAAGTAATCGACCAGGTCAGCCGTTTCATGCTGGCCACGTTGGGAGGAAATATTGAATTTGGTACCTGTGTTGAAGACGACTGTGCTGCAATTGAAGCAGATCCCGGCCAGATTGTTCAGGTTTTGATGAACCTGTGCCTGAATTCACGAGACGCGATATCAGATTCACGAGGGTTCATTCGTATTCGGGCGGCCAATGCAACACACGGAGAGATTGGGCAAGCTGTAGCAATCGTCGTTGAAGACAATGGGTCCGGCGTTCCCGAAGAGTCGCTGAGCCGTGTTTTCGATCCATTTTATACGACCAAAGATGTTGGCCGTGGAACCGGACTTGGGCTTTCGATGGTTTACGGTGTCGTCGATCAGCTCGGAGGAAGAATCTATCTCGATTCGTCACCAGGTGCCGGTACGCGGGTGACCATTTATCTGCCAACGACGGTAAAAAATCGTCTTCGATCGTTCCCTGCCACGGCACCCCCGGCCGTGAAAGCAGAAAACGGGACAAAGCGAATTCTGGTCGTCGATGACGAACCACTCGTCCGCGATTCCATGAGGATGCTGCTGAACAGGCTGGGACACACCGCTGAGTGTGCTGCAGGTGGTGAGGTCGCATTGCAAATGCTTCAGCAATCCGCGTATGACATTGTGCTGCTGGACCTGACAATGCCGGGAATGTCGGGGCACGAAACACTCCGCAGAATCCGGGAGTGTTGGCCCAGTTTGGCGGTTGTCATCTGTAGTGGCTTTTCCACAGACCTGCAGCAAATCAGCGACGATCCGTTGCTTGGGGTGACTGGCTACCTGGCAAAGCCCTACCAACTGGCAGACATCCGCAGCGTTCTCCGTGAACTCGACTCGCAGACCATCTAA
- a CDS encoding glycoside hydrolase family 13 protein, producing the protein MDTPDWVRDAIFYQVFPDRFARAGRFNKEVKFEEWESAPTVAGFKGGDLYGLADRLPYLEDLGITAIYLNPVFSSASNHRYHTYDYFQVDPLLGGNHALENLLQEAHQRGMKIVLDGVFNHSGRGLWQFHHVMETGGASPYRDWFLFDPERLNGNRPFLPYPDDATARALKDGAGSFDAVGYSAWWNLPALPKFNIKCPAVREFLLSVGEHWVRFGIDGWRLDVPNEIDDDDFWREFRHRVRQINPRTYIVGEVWGEAKRWLKGDMWDAVMNYQVTAACLGFFGRETLETEEVRKLYSFKHVGPVSAQEFDAEIRRVSELYSDEINQCQLNLLDSHDMPRFLTCVGDDVSALKLAWLMLCTLPGAPCVYYGDEIGLQGGHDPDCRRAFPWDSSHWNHDLLNWYRQCIALRKRHPALRHGERRTLLASDEILAYAHQAVGDCVVVVFNCSDQPQRVRIQDHELVCHAEHWIQWLSNCEVDRDAEGDSLHVSVPARSACVLSVGSAIA; encoded by the coding sequence ATGGATACCCCAGACTGGGTTCGTGACGCAATCTTTTATCAGGTATTTCCAGATCGCTTTGCGCGTGCCGGCCGGTTTAACAAGGAGGTTAAGTTTGAAGAGTGGGAAAGCGCGCCTACTGTTGCCGGATTCAAGGGCGGGGATCTCTACGGGCTGGCTGATCGGCTGCCATATCTGGAAGATCTGGGAATCACGGCCATCTATCTGAATCCTGTCTTCAGCTCTGCATCCAATCACCGTTATCACACGTACGATTATTTTCAGGTTGATCCTCTTCTGGGCGGTAATCATGCGCTGGAGAATCTTCTGCAGGAAGCGCATCAGCGAGGGATGAAGATTGTTCTGGATGGCGTCTTCAACCATTCAGGTCGAGGTCTTTGGCAGTTTCATCATGTGATGGAAACCGGAGGTGCATCACCATATCGAGACTGGTTCCTGTTTGATCCGGAACGACTGAACGGCAACCGTCCATTTTTGCCCTACCCGGATGACGCTACTGCTCGCGCGTTAAAGGACGGAGCAGGAAGTTTTGATGCAGTCGGCTATTCCGCATGGTGGAATTTACCGGCACTGCCAAAGTTCAACATTAAGTGTCCGGCGGTCCGGGAGTTTCTGCTCAGCGTTGGTGAACACTGGGTGCGTTTCGGAATCGATGGATGGCGACTGGATGTCCCCAATGAAATTGATGACGACGATTTCTGGCGTGAATTTCGGCATCGTGTTCGGCAAATAAATCCCCGAACATACATCGTGGGTGAAGTTTGGGGTGAGGCCAAACGCTGGTTAAAGGGCGACATGTGGGACGCGGTGATGAATTACCAGGTCACTGCTGCATGTCTTGGCTTCTTCGGTCGGGAGACACTGGAAACGGAGGAAGTTCGCAAGCTCTACAGTTTCAAACATGTGGGCCCTGTCTCTGCCCAGGAATTTGATGCGGAAATTCGTCGCGTCAGCGAGCTGTATTCAGACGAAATTAACCAGTGTCAGCTGAACTTGCTCGACAGCCATGACATGCCCCGATTTCTCACTTGTGTAGGTGATGACGTGTCTGCACTTAAGCTGGCGTGGCTGATGCTATGCACTCTTCCCGGAGCGCCGTGCGTCTATTATGGCGACGAAATTGGTTTGCAAGGCGGCCATGATCCGGATTGTCGTCGAGCGTTTCCGTGGGATTCTTCCCACTGGAATCACGACCTCCTGAATTGGTATCGGCAGTGTATCGCCCTTCGAAAACGGCACCCCGCACTGCGGCACGGCGAACGACGGACGTTGCTGGCGAGTGACGAAATACTGGCCTATGCACATCAAGCCGTTGGTGACTGTGTGGTTGTCGTTTTTAATTGCAGTGACCAGCCACAAAGGGTCCGGATTCAGGACCATGAACTCGTGTGCCACGCCGAACACTGGATTCAGTGGCTGAGTAATTGCGAAGTGGATCGCGATGCGGAAGGCGACAGTTTGCACGTCTCAGTGCCCGCAAGATCGGCCTGCGTACTGTCGGTTGGCAGTGCGATTGCTTAG
- the queC gene encoding 7-cyano-7-deazaguanine synthase QueC: MKKAVVLVSGGLDSATVLAIARQQGYELTAVSFDYGQRHRFELDAARKVCQANEVEEHVEFKLDTSIFRGSALTSDIDVPHNRSDNEMSGGIPVTYVPARNTIFLSVGLGLAESVGANDLFIGVNAVDYSGYPDCRPEYITAFESMANLATKAGVEGQRLTIHTPLISMTKAQIIQTGLSLGVDYALTHSCYDPDSSGISCGECDSCQLRLRGFKEAGISDPVRYQNNAPDAAT; this comes from the coding sequence ATGAAAAAAGCAGTTGTGCTTGTCAGCGGTGGACTGGATTCGGCGACAGTGTTGGCCATCGCCAGGCAACAGGGCTACGAACTAACTGCGGTGTCGTTCGATTACGGTCAGCGTCATCGCTTTGAACTTGATGCAGCCCGGAAAGTTTGTCAGGCGAATGAGGTCGAGGAACATGTGGAGTTCAAACTGGATACCAGCATCTTCCGTGGTTCAGCACTGACCTCTGACATTGATGTGCCACACAATCGGTCAGACAACGAAATGTCCGGGGGCATTCCGGTCACCTACGTGCCAGCTCGAAACACCATCTTTCTTTCCGTGGGTCTTGGTCTGGCGGAATCAGTGGGTGCGAATGACCTCTTTATCGGTGTGAACGCTGTTGACTACAGTGGCTATCCCGACTGTCGCCCGGAATACATCACTGCATTCGAATCCATGGCAAACCTTGCCACAAAAGCGGGGGTCGAAGGTCAGAGGCTCACAATCCATACGCCCCTGATATCGATGACCAAGGCGCAGATTATCCAGACGGGCCTGTCTCTTGGCGTCGACTATGCACTGACACATAGTTGTTACGATCCTGATTCGTCCGGCATTTCGTGCGGTGAATGCGATTCCTGTCAGCTGCGATTAAGGGGTTTCAAAGAGGCGGGGATTTCGGATCCGGTTCGATACCAGAACAATGCCCCTGATGCCGCCACCTGA